Proteins encoded by one window of Streptococcus suis S735:
- the gyrA gene encoding DNA gyrase subunit A translates to MQDKNLVTVNLTNEMKSSFIDYAMSVIVSRALPDVRDGLKPVHRRILYGMNELGITPDKPHKKSARITGDVMGKYHPHGDSAIYEAMVRMAQWWSYRHMLVDGHGNFGSMDGDGAAAQRYTEARMSKIALEMLRDINKNTVNFADNYDASEREPEVLPARFPNLLVNGTTGIAVGMATNIPPHNLGETIEAVKLVMDNPEVTTREIMEVLPGPDFPTGALVMGKSGIHRAYETGKGSIVLRSRTEIEEYGNGRERIVVTEFPYMVNKSKVQEHIVKLVQEKRIEGITAVRDESNREGVRFVIEVRRDASANVILNNLFKQTQLQTNFSFNMLAIQNGVPKILSVRQILESYIEHQKEVVTRRTRFDKEKAEARAHILEGLLIALDHIDEVIRIIRNSETDAIAQAELMEKFDLSERQSQAILDMRLRRLTGLERDKIQSEYDELVALIADLADILAKPERVVQIIKDELEEVKRKYADPRRTELMVGEVLSLEDEDLIEETDVLITLSNQGYIKRLAQDEFQAQKRGGRGVQGTGVKDDDFVRELVSTSTHDRLLFFTNKGRVYRLKGYEIPEYGRTAKGLPVVNLLKLEENEAIQTIINVTKDQEADSYLFFATRQGVVKRTSVSEFANIRQSGLKALNLKEDDELINVFLTNGQADIIMGTKFGYSVRFTETDVRNMGRTATGVRGINLREGDQLVGATMISDDQEVLVLTEKGFGKRTPASEYPTKGRGGKGIKTLKVADKNGSLAGLTTVSGDEDIMVITDTGVIIRTSVANISQTGRSTMGVKVMRLNGEAKIMTFALVDAAEIKEEKE, encoded by the coding sequence ATGCAAGATAAAAATTTAGTAACGGTTAATCTGACCAATGAGATGAAATCATCCTTCATCGACTATGCGATGAGTGTTATCGTTTCACGTGCTCTGCCTGATGTACGTGATGGTCTGAAGCCGGTTCATCGCCGTATTTTGTATGGGATGAATGAATTAGGAATTACACCGGATAAACCACATAAAAAATCAGCCCGTATCACAGGGGATGTTATGGGTAAATATCACCCGCATGGAGATAGTGCGATTTACGAAGCAATGGTTCGTATGGCGCAATGGTGGAGCTACCGTCACATGTTAGTTGATGGTCACGGAAACTTTGGTTCCATGGATGGCGACGGAGCAGCCGCTCAGCGTTATACAGAAGCACGCATGAGCAAGATTGCGCTTGAAATGCTTCGTGATATTAACAAGAATACGGTAAATTTTGCGGATAACTATGACGCGAGTGAACGTGAGCCAGAGGTTTTACCTGCTCGTTTCCCTAACCTTCTGGTTAACGGAACGACTGGTATCGCCGTTGGTATGGCTACCAACATTCCTCCACACAACTTGGGTGAGACTATCGAGGCAGTTAAGCTGGTTATGGACAATCCCGAGGTAACAACACGTGAGATTATGGAAGTCTTGCCTGGACCAGATTTTCCGACAGGTGCCTTGGTTATGGGGAAATCTGGAATTCACCGTGCTTATGAAACTGGTAAAGGTTCAATAGTTCTTCGTTCCCGCACAGAAATTGAAGAATATGGAAATGGTCGTGAACGCATTGTTGTTACAGAGTTTCCATACATGGTCAATAAGTCCAAGGTTCAAGAACATATTGTCAAATTAGTCCAAGAAAAACGTATTGAAGGAATCACTGCTGTTCGAGACGAATCCAACCGTGAGGGTGTACGATTTGTTATCGAAGTTCGTCGTGATGCTTCTGCTAACGTTATTTTGAATAACCTATTCAAGCAAACACAGCTTCAAACCAACTTTAGTTTCAACATGTTGGCCATCCAAAATGGTGTACCGAAAATTCTTTCTGTACGTCAGATTCTAGAGTCTTATATTGAACACCAAAAAGAAGTAGTCACTCGTCGTACACGATTTGATAAAGAAAAGGCTGAGGCGCGTGCTCATATCTTAGAAGGCTTGCTGATTGCTCTTGACCATATTGATGAAGTCATTCGTATTATCCGTAATTCAGAAACTGATGCTATTGCTCAAGCTGAATTGATGGAGAAATTTGACCTTTCTGAACGTCAGAGTCAGGCTATTCTTGATATGCGTCTTCGTCGTTTGACAGGTTTGGAACGCGACAAGATTCAATCAGAATATGATGAGTTAGTGGCCTTGATTGCAGATTTGGCTGACATTCTAGCTAAGCCTGAGCGTGTTGTTCAGATTATTAAAGACGAATTAGAAGAAGTCAAACGTAAATATGCTGACCCACGCCGTACAGAATTGATGGTTGGTGAAGTTCTATCCCTTGAAGATGAGGACTTGATTGAAGAAACGGATGTTTTAATCACCTTGTCAAACCAAGGCTACATCAAGCGTTTGGCACAGGATGAGTTTCAAGCTCAGAAGCGTGGAGGACGTGGGGTTCAAGGAACTGGCGTCAAGGATGATGATTTTGTACGAGAATTAGTCTCTACAAGCACTCATGATCGCTTGCTCTTCTTCACTAATAAGGGACGTGTTTACCGTCTCAAAGGCTATGAAATCCCAGAATATGGTCGTACTGCAAAGGGACTTCCAGTGGTCAATTTGCTTAAATTGGAAGAAAACGAGGCAATTCAAACCATTATCAATGTAACTAAGGACCAGGAGGCAGATAGCTATCTCTTCTTTGCAACCCGCCAAGGTGTTGTAAAACGGACTAGTGTGTCAGAATTTGCCAATATTCGCCAGAGCGGTCTGAAAGCTTTGAATTTGAAAGAAGACGATGAACTCATCAATGTTTTCTTAACAAATGGCCAAGCAGACATTATTATGGGGACTAAGTTCGGTTATTCTGTACGTTTCACTGAAACAGATGTTCGTAATATGGGCCGTACAGCAACAGGTGTTCGTGGTATCAATTTACGTGAGGGAGACCAGTTAGTTGGCGCTACTATGATTTCTGATGACCAAGAAGTACTCGTATTGACGGAAAAAGGTTTTGGTAAACGTACACCAGCCAGTGAGTATCCAACCAAAGGTCGTGGTGGTAAGGGTATCAAGACTCTTAAAGTTGCTGATAAGAATGGTTCTCTGGCAGGTTTGACAACGGTATCTGGTGATGAAGATATTATGGTTATTACCGATACTGGTGTGATTATTCGTACAAGTGTTGCCAATATCTCTCAAACTGGTCGTTCAACCATGGGGGTAAAAGTGATGCGCTTGAAT